The DNA region CGAGACTGGACAGAGAGTCTTTGGCATATGAAATCGATAACGGATTGACAAACATGGACAGAATACTTGGTTGCAAAACCATTTTGGAACAGTCATCACCATCTGCGGATGACACCTGCAAGAAGGGCTGTTGACAGCACCTTGTTGAGATGCGAGGGATTTGTACATATATTTGAAGACTACGTGTAACGCTACCATTAGTGCAAGAAAAGAGACGCCGTTCGAAACCTTTTGATCATTTCGTTCCCGCCCAAGTCTGTCTTGATTGCATCAAGCCTCACCAATCTCCTCTACCGTAGGAACAACCCACCACTCatgccccccctccaccgccttgcCAATCTCAACCTTGAGTCCCAACTCGTTGACCCCCTTTttatcctcccccctctcctccagtCTCCTCTTcaaaacctccaccaccaccgcagcccTATCAACCGCCACAATCtgccccttcacccccccaacccacctctCAAAACACCCCACGCTAAAACTATCCTTCTCGCTCAGCCTCTCCAtaacctccaaccccctacTCGCCTGCTCCAAGCTCAGACTCGCATCATCCAGCAACCTCCCCGTCTCCACCTGCCGCCTATCCGTCGCAGCCCTGTACACCTCCCAACTGGGCAGCTCCGGCATCCCAATCGCCGCAAAAGGCTTCATCCGCACATCATACCTCATCTCATCAGTACTGTacggcctcggcggcgccaccaccaaccccaacctccccaacgcAGCATACAAGTTCGACAACGCATCCGCCATCTCCCAGGTGATAGCCGCATCCAAACTAGTCTGATACAAATACTGCCTCGACTTGTTAAACGCCGCCTCCTGCCCCGCCGACGGGCTAGCAGCCTGCTGCCCAGCCTCCCTGTGCTTGGTAAAAAAGCTGATCCGATCCACCAACCTCGCTCGGGATCTAGCCAGCTCGGATAGGTACCAGTACATCCCCCCCAGCTCGTCGGGCGCATAAATCTCCAGCTCGAACCCCAGCTGCACAATCCACTCCATCAGTCGCAACTTGTACAGATACGCCCAGCTCGACAAGGGGAGGGAATACGTCGGTCCtactcccccgcccccatctCCCGTAGGCGGATACACCAGCGGCGTCTCCTCGATTTGGTGCTGCAGCAGCTGATCAATCTGCTCAGCGTCCAGCTGGACCGTTTCCCAGTCTTGGATCGAGTGGCAGAGCGTTCGTCTGATTCGGCAGCGGTTCTGGCAAAAGGCGCGGAAGATGTCAAGGTAGGATTGGGCAGCGCGCTGGCGGAAGGTTTCCATTTGGTGGGCAAGGGCGTATCGCCAGTGGTGGGGGGCTTCGACGAGGTCGTTGGCTGGGTCGAGGAGTTTGCTTGCCGGGAGGACGACCAGACTCAAGTCATCGTCGATGACGTGGCGGATGGAGAGCTTGCCGAGGATGATCATGTCTTTGAACAAAAAGGACTGGAGCAAAGTGCGGATGTAGacgaggggttggggtttttgggatTGGAACGTCATGACAAAGTTCTGCTGGCGTCAATATCCAAGTAGGTTGAAGGGGTCAAAAGGGGTAAACTCACCAATAAACTCTGCGAATCGTGATAATTCAGCACATTCAACACATCAATCCCGTCCGCAAACAACTTCTTGAAGTGCTTGTACGTCTCCTCCGTGCTCAGCTTTACTATCGGCCTCGGCGGCATCGTACTCGCCAATCTCCTCTGAATCTTTGTGCTGAACGCCTCCGGTACCGGTGTCCCCAGATGCCTGGACTTGTAAATCATTTCCCACACAGCCTCCATCTGCGTCCATGGCAGGCTCAACGAATCAGGGTTACTCCTCAGCACAGACAGCTCTATCGCCCTCAAGAAGGCTGTCCGTAGTTCCAGCCTGAACCCCAACGCTTGCGCAAGCTGATCGCCAATCGTATGCCGAACGCTATGCACCAACCTCCGAGCAGCCATGAGTTCCTCGTTGATCTCGTCCAATTCAAACGAATCCAAGAGTGAGCGATGGTAAGTATTGGTGACGAAATCCTCTTCCTGTCCACAATTGTCAGCCACCCGCCCATCCCCTATctcccgccctcctcaaccccccccaaaaaaaaaaactcacctcATAATAATGCTCAAACTTGATCCGATCATTAATATACCAACAAcacttcaccacccccaaacaatAAGCCCTCAGCACAACATGCATcgtctccccttcccccactGGTTTCCCCCTAATAAAATCCGCATCCCCCAAAACCATCGGCTCCGGCTCCAGCATCCGATCAATATACACATTCGTCAACAACGTCTGTGAAAGAGGATACCCCTGATACCAAGCCATCTCAAGACAGAACATCTGGTCAATAATCCCAATTACCTCCCCCGGACTCAACACCCTCGTCACATCATAATCCTCATCCAGGCTCTCCCCGGGAGCAAGACAGCCGCTGTCCATCTTTGGGTCCATGATCTATTTATTTCCTGTTAGCCCTCCCCCCACACTTGTCTCCCCTGCTCAAGAACGCACCTCTAAAGCGCCCACACTCTCAAACAAACTGAAAAACCCATCCTTGACTAATTCGCCCAGTTCCAACGCTGTCACTGTCAGCACTCCTTCTCGTGATATTTCATTTCATAAAAGGAAAACTcacccccagcagcagctctaAACTTCGACGTCACGTCAAACGCCACGATCCCTTGCtgatcaccaccccccatgATAAAgtccggtggtggtggtgatggcggtggtagTAGCTCCTCCTCGTAAGGCTGATACCCCTGACCCTGCTGCGCTCCAAaatccccaaacccaaacaaccctcctcctgctgctgcgtggtgatggtgaaaaggttgttgctgtggggtgttgtttggtggtgttgttgtcgtgctggtggtggtggggttgagggaTAAGTCGTTTAGTTCTATCCATTGTCCATCAGTAAATCCGCTTTACCagattaaaagaaaaaaacggACGGAAATATACCTACTTCTGGTAAGATTCTCCGGTTCAGAGTCTGATGTGTTGCTCATTGCGTGGGTTGTTGTCAAGCGTTAAAGTGAAGGTGGGAAAAATAAATCTtctggatgggatggatggaatgCAAAGAAGGCAGAGAGAAGAAGTATGACTGGAGCCTCTCTGCCTGACTGCTTGCTGTAAGTTGATCCAATGAGAATTGCAGCCTTCTTTTGCatggagaaaaaaaaaaaaagacaaggcCCTGAGAAATGATAAAAAGGCAACGGATTTTTAGTTAGTTAGGTCTTGCGTCGTTAGTGGCGTATGACTTGCAGTTTGCGTCTACCCTGACTGTTGGGGGTAATGGTGCAGTATGAGGTGAGtgagctgtggtggtggtggtgtgctAAAAGGCGGGTGACTGGGTGGATATGCTTGGGGCGCTTGaccacccctctctcccatGGAACTAGGTTTGCTATCTGCTGCGGATGCCCGGACTTCCATATAAGTTTGACATAGGTAATGGAACGATACTCTCTGAATTGCAGAGTACATACAATCTAAGAAATTCTCTTGTAGTCTGCTGAAGAATGAGCTTCATGGGATTGGTGCTTGTAACATcacaccaaacaacaacagtgACATCAACCttccatccaccaccttgatAGCTTCATAGGTCCAGGTATTTTTGCATtccccccttcacccaaCTATGATACAAGGCTCCAACCGGTCAGGCAGCGCAGTGCTTCCCATCTCTCGCTCCCAAAAGAACCGCACAcatcacctccccaaaccccgtCTATACCATTGCCGTAGTGTGTCGAGTGTTGCGCTCCATCCCCTTCGGCGATTCCAACCCCCCTACACCGACTCCTTTCAAGCCATTTTCAATGTCGGGAATTTACTGGCCACCCTGAGCAGCActctcaacagcagccgcAGCGTTAGCCTGCTCAAGGTTCTTAAGCTCGCCCTGCTTTCCGTTctgtcctccccccccagTACCAATCAGCTATCCAATCCCTCTCGTTTCAACTCCTCaagatgtgtgtgtgtactCACCGACCACTTCGCAAACCTAATTTCAGAAACACCTCTGCGCTCAGCAGCAagtctcttctcctccttcaagcTGCGGCGCACAACCCGGGAGGCAACGGCCAGGTAGCGGTTGTAGCTGTTTGTTGCCCCAGTCAGCACAAATCTGTTCCCTTTATCCCTTTCCCAATCCAATTCCATCTCCAATCCCCCAATCTCGGTCGTTGTCGtccacatcccccctccagctccctcccccaccgtcccTCCCCAATTGatcacaaaaaaaaaaacgactCACGTCAGGCCAGCGGCTTTCCACGCAAAGGTCATTTTGACGATTTGTTACGTTGCGACGTCGAGAAAGTAAAATAATCAGTCGGTCGGCGTGGATGCGGAATGGGTTGTCGAGAAGGTACAGGCGAGCGGATTAATGGACCTGAAAAGCTCCAACAAGCAATCAACCAAGCTGGTTCGTCGGGTGCAACCGAGAAGCTCCGCCGCCCGCCCCTCCCCTACCCGAGCTCCGGGTCACGTGATGGCCTTTTACATCATCTCATCACTACAACCACACAGCGCAATGAATGAGTTGTCTGTCGTAAAAGGGAGGCATCGTATATACCATGTTCACAAGTCATATACAAAAGAAACATTCACGGAAGCTTCAGTTTTAAACCAAAAATttcaaccacccctctcaAGTGCccctcctctcttttctttctctcccatcTTTCAGGCGGGTATGTTAACAGTACAGGgcttctctctttctcatCACACATCTCTCTAACCTCACCCCTCTCACTCCAATGTATACTCTTCCCCAGCCTCCCCAGCTTGATTCGTAGGTCAGAGAACAAGGTAGGAAAGTGGGTTTTAAGTCTAGTGGTCACTATATGCACAAAAGGGTACCAATGCCGCAAGTCTACCAAACGGCAAACACCGAAGGACTGTTATACAGATTCTCTTTTCCAGTTCCGTTTTTGTGATCCCCGGATGTCAAATTTCTGCAACACCGCCGTTCCCGTTTATACCTGAAGGCCGAGGTCCTCGGCGAAGGGGAGCACGTGGAGGTCACCAACCGACGCCACCGAAGCCTTGCCCTCGAGGAGAGCCTTGGCAGCCTGTGAAAAGAGTTAGCAATACATCCAAAACCAGAGTTATGAGAGGAAAACCTacagccttgagcttgtcaCCAGTAACAGACTCAAAAGCCTTGAGAGTCTCGGCAACCTTGAGGGGAGAGCCGCCGTGGATCAGGTTGGCACCGGCGTGGACGATGccaacaccgccaacctcgcTGCCGGAAAGGAGAGTGAACTTGGCCTTGGCAATAGCCTTGACCAAAACCTCCTGGGAGACACCGCTCTCAGCAACGCCCTTGAGCGCCTTGACGGCAGCCTCGGCAGTCTTCTTGACGGCCGCGGACTGGCCGTTGATCtggatgacgaggagacCAGCATCAGAGTAGGCGTAGTTGGTGGCCTTGGCCTGGGCACCGGGGGCGGCAGCCTGGGACAGGAGGGAGAAGCCGGGAGACCACTTGATGGTGGActcgccgccgaggagaccGGCAAGGACGGCAGTCTCGGGGCTGCTGGCACCGAGGGAGGCACCGGGGAAAGCGATAACAACCGAGTTCTGGCCGACGGCGGAGATGCGCTGCTCACCACCGTGGTACTTGGAGGCGACGTTGTTGAGGGAGCCGGAGCCCTGGGCCGGGACGGTCTTGAAGAAGGGCTCGATCCACTTTTGGAGGCCGTGCTCGCTGGCACCGTCGGAGACAACGGCGATGTTGGACTTGGAGTAGGCAACGGCGGCGAAGTCGGCAACGGCCTGCTCATTCAGGTAGGAGTCGATGGGTGTGCTTGGGGTGGGATAGAGAGGGGCACCGAGGCCAGAGTGGAAAGCGACGGCGTGGGCGGCATCGAGGGCAACGGCGGAGGCGTCCACCTTGGCCTGCTTCTGGTGAATGAtatccttgacctcctcgtGGAACTCGTGAGCTGTTCAACCGTGTCAACAAAGCTGTTCCCTAGTCCAACCAAAAAGTCTATATTATAACGCACTGGTGTACCGCGTCTGCGAGACGACCTCGGCAAGGAGCTCGGTGAAGTAGGGGAGGTCCTCGCGGAGGAAGCTGGCTTGCAGCACAAGGGCCTCGCGGGTGTGGTAAGCAGTCAATTGACCGCCGAGGAGCTCGGCCTCACGGGTGATGCGGAGAGCAGAGCGCTTGTTGGTGTTCTGGAGGCCCAATACAAATTAGCTCATCGATGTCCCTGCCTTGCTGAATCGCGCCtcatggccaccaccacaccacttGTCTCGtccaaaaaaaccaaaaaaaaggggCCAACCTGCCTTGTAGGCAAACTCCTCCAGTCCAACCGTCAGTCCGGGGAGGGGCTCGTATCGGGTGCCGGCCTTtgcgacgacggcgaggcGGGTGGTCGGGCCATTGTCGTCTCGGGAAGCAACCTTGACGCCGGCGATGGTAGTGGGCTCATACGAGGCCTTGGgtgaggcagcagcagcgaaaCCGCGGGCTCCCTGGCGCCCGAGGGCCAGCTTGCTGCCTCTCGACAGAGCCGATCTGCAGATCatggttgggagggaggggttgtcgTCAATTGACACTGATAGAGGTTCGCCGCAGCTTCGTGAAGGGAGCTGTGATACCAACAGCTAGTTCCGAAAATTCCCTGGGCGTCTCCCGGTATGACGGAAAAATTGGCTGTGCCGAGACCGTGGCACCCGGTCGCTGTGTACTTTTGGGGCGTAAACCCACAGTGCAGCCTTCCCTGAGGGGTCCGTTTGAGCCTGCGATGTTGACGTCGTGGGGTTTGGATGATATGAAATTAAACGTTGCCCCGAGGGTGGAAAACGCTTGAAAAAGGTATTACTGGGAATTTTCGATATTCAGATCTCTATTCTACTGCTCTGTTCATCTGTCCACCCCCTCTGGCCGTCACAAGCCAACATTTGAATGCATTACACCATTTCTCGAACCCAGTCTCTTTAGCAGCCTCTGCACCTGAGCTCAGCGTTGTAAGCAAGGAAGCGCAGGCTGTGATTGGCCCGTTTCAGAATCTGGAGCTGCCCCGCGAAGGCCGCGCCAAATTTGCCGTTCGGTCGTGACTCTGCGACTGCGGCTGGCAGCTGCTCAAAAATTGTCATTGAACTTTCTCCATCAAGCCCGAgtcccccaccacccaagccATTTTCCCTTCCACGCTGCACCTTGTTCGAGGTCGAGGGCCTTCAATGACTTTCCGGTAGTATCTGTGGCCAGCTCTAGAGATAGTGAGAGGATCTCTAGAAGCCATTACAAACTAATCACCAACATTTCATCCTGATATATACGATACATCGCGCGCACCATCCCgccatgttggtggtgagtaCAGCCCCGCGATGTCATTCAAACCTCAAAGCGACGACCTCCATGAACTAACAATGTCATTGTCAGACCGCGCCTTTCGCAGAGTTTTGCACTCTGACCATCGACGAGATCTATGGCGAGCTGCCCTCGAGGATCTACGCATCGCTTCTCATGCGAGGCAGAAGCACGATCCAACAGCTCGCTGGTGACACCGGCATGAACGCGCGCCAGCTCCGTCACGGTCTCGCCCTTCTTTTGCAGCATAATTTGCTGCACTACCATCTCGATGCCGGGTCACCCCACTATTTCTACGAGGCCAATGTTGAACATGCTTACAACCTCGCGCGTACGGGGAAAATCCTTCAGATGGTCGAGGAGACCCATGGAGCGGCTGCCAAGGATGTGATGCAAACCATCATTCTGACCGGCTTAACACGAGTCGGCGATCTTGTGGATGCGTACCAGAATCGAATCGACAGGATGAACAGaatcaaggagaagctcaaggcagaggaggatCCATTCGGCAATGGCGTAGAGTCGCATGAAGTGAACGGCgagcccaagcccaagccaaccccccaatccagCAAATCGGACCCCTTGATCAGCAGCATCGCCGACCTGAACAAGATCATCTACAAGCTGGTTGAGGCCGAGCTACTTATTGGGGTTCACAAGACAAGCTTCGAGAGTCCCGAAGACCTGTTGGCGACCATCGAGTCCGACATCCAAAAGACATACCCTGGCGGTGAAGTCAAAGGAAACAAGGCCAAAGCCGAGTACAAGGACAAGGTGGCTGAGGCGTTGCGCAAAAACCGAAGCGAATCGAGATCCCTGAAGCGGAAACTGGAGCAGAATGGCTTGTCTGCAAAGCGACGCAAGCTGTTCGACGGTGCCGCTTCGGCCAATGGTACGCCTGATGGAGAGATGGACCTTGGTATCGATGTGAGTGACTGTCGTGGTTAGGTTGGTGACCATGGAGTTTTGCTGACTTTGTTTTAGCCACAACAAGTGATGTGTATCAACTACGAAAAGTGCCTTGTGGAGCTACGGAATCGTCGCCTCATGCACTATGCTGAGGAGGCCTTTGGACAGACGACTTCTTGGGTGTATGCCTCGCTTTTGAACCTTCTTAGCAAGGACATCTCTCGCTGCCGCGACGACTCAATCACCGATCATTATGAGAAGGATGAAGAGAAACCTGCGCCTGTTGTGGTCACGACATCACAGCTTCTGGACGTTCTGAAAACCAGCCTTGATCTTTCTGTGGGGCTCGGCCAAGTGGATGCCGACAAGATCTCAGTCACAGCCGCCGAGAAGATTGCAGAACTgccgccgaggaagaagttCTTCATTGACGTCCAAGCCGAAGCTGACGCCAATGCTAGctccgatgatgatgatgaaggggaggatgtcaAGCCCGCGACAAATGGTGTTAAGGGGGTGAATGGGACCCATGTGACGAACGGCGTCAATGGGACGGCCAAACGGGTGGACCGCCGAACTCAGCTCCGGCAACACTTGTTGCTTCTATCAGAAAGCACGCAGGGCTTTTTGCGGCATTGTGGAGCGGAAGAATGGACGGTCGACTTTGAACCGTTGATGGCAGCCTTGCGACAGGCCGAAATCGATGCGACCATTGAGAATACGGTAGGCCGCGAGGGTGTTCGACTAGTGCGCATGCTGCGGGCCAAGGGCAAGCTGGACGAGAAGGCGATTATGAGCGTAGCTCTCATGCGAAAAGCCGACATGTCGAAAAAGCTGGCAGAGATGCACAAGTACGGTTTCGTTCAGACGCAAGAAGTGCCCAGGGAGGCCAAGGCAGACGTGAAGAAGTCATTCTTCCTCTGGTATTTCGACGGCACCATGGCGCTTGAGCGGATTCTCGACGTTTCGTACAAGACGATGATCCACTCCCTCCAAGTGCTCGATACGCTTCGGGAGAAGGACCAGCACGTCTTGTCCCTGATCAAGCGAAGCGACGTCAAGGGTCAAGAGGACGACAAATTGCGCAAGATCCATAAGGAGAAGCTCACTCAGTTTTTGAAGCTCGAGCGGATGTTACTTGGTCAGATTCAGCGTGTGGACGACCTGGTCGCCGTGCTGCGGGACTACTAATCGGGGGATGGAAGAGCAACACATATCATTCGATGGAGCTTTGTGCGATACCAGGTTCTAACTCATTTACATGGGCGGCACAAGGGGTAAAATTTCTGGAAAAGATACTGGCATTGGCAGGACATGTCTTTTTACACACAGCCAATTATAGACCTGCCAGTCTTGTTATGATAAACATAATAAA from Podospora pseudopauciseta strain CBS 411.78 chromosome 6, whole genome shotgun sequence includes:
- a CDS encoding hypothetical protein (COG:C; EggNog:ENOG503P6NP), which encodes MTFAWKAAGLTYNRYLAVASRVVRRSLKEEKRLAAERRGVSEIRFAKWSNGKQGELKNLEQANAAAAVESAAQGGQ
- the RPC82 gene encoding RNA polymerase III subunit C82 (EggNog:ENOG503NZ6S; COG:K; BUSCO:EOG092610QT); translated protein: MLVTAPFAEFCTLTIDEIYGELPSRIYASLLMRGRSTIQQLAGDTGMNARQLRHGLALLLQHNLLHYHLDAGSPHYFYEANVEHAYNLARTGKILQMVEETHGAAAKDVMQTIILTGLTRVGDLVDAYQNRIDRMNRIKEKLKAEEDPFGNGVESHEVNGEPKPKPTPQSSKSDPLISSIADLNKIIYKLVEAELLIGVHKTSFESPEDLLATIESDIQKTYPGGEVKGNKAKAEYKDKVAEALRKNRSESRSLKRKLEQNGLSAKRRKLFDGAASANGTPDGEMDLGIDPQQVMCINYEKCLVELRNRRLMHYAEEAFGQTTSWVYASLLNLLSKDISRCRDDSITDHYEKDEEKPAPVVVTTSQLLDVLKTSLDLSVGLGQVDADKISVTAAEKIAELPPRKKFFIDVQAEADANASSDDDDEGEDVKPATNGVKGVNGTHVTNGVNGTAKRVDRRTQLRQHLLLLSESTQGFLRHCGAEEWTVDFEPLMAALRQAEIDATIENTVGREGVRLVRMLRAKGKLDEKAIMSVALMRKADMSKKLAEMHKYGFVQTQEVPREAKADVKKSFFLWYFDGTMALERILDVSYKTMIHSLQVLDTLREKDQHVLSLIKRSDVKGQEDDKLRKIHKEKLTQFLKLERMLLGQIQRVDDLVAVLRDY
- the QCR2 gene encoding ubiquinol-cytochrome c reductase core subunit 1 (MEROPS:MER0003544; EggNog:ENOG503NXHG; COG:C), whose amino-acid sequence is MICRSALSRGSKLALGRQGARGFAAAASPKASYEPTTIAGVKVASRDDNGPTTRLAVVAKAGTRYEPLPGLTNTNKRSALRITREAELLGGQLTAYHTREALVLQASFLREDLPYFTELLAEVVSQTRYTTHEFHEEVKDIIHQKQAKVDASAVALDAAHAVAFHSGLGAPLYPTPSTPIDSYLNEQAVADFAAVAYSKSNIAVVSDGASEHGLQKWIEPFFKTVPAQGSGSLNNVASKYHGGEQRISAVGQNSVVIAFPGASLGASSPETAVLAGLLGGESTIKWSPGFSLLSQAAAPGAQAKATNYAYSDAGLLVIQINGQSAAAAKALLEGKASVASVGDLHVLPFAEDLGLQV
- the MAK10 gene encoding N-alpha-acetyltransferase, non-catalitic subunit (COG:S; EggNog:ENOG503NZJK; BUSCO:EOG09261IFQ), which codes for MSNTSDSEPENLTRKLNDLSLNPTTTSTTTTPPNNTPQQQPFHHHHAAAGGGLFGFGDFGAQQGQGYQPYEEELLPPPSPPPPDFIMGGGDQQGIVAFDVTSKFRAAAGVTALELGELVKDGFFSLFESVGALEIMDPKMDSGCLAPGESLDEDYDVTRVLSPGEVIGIIDQMFCLEMAWYQGYPLSQTLLTNVYIDRMLEPEPMVLGDADFIRGKPVGEGETMHVVLRAYCLGVVKCCWYINDRIKFEHYYEEEDFVTNTYHRSLLDSFELDEINEELMAARRLVHSVRHTIGDQLAQALGFRLELRTAFLRAIELSVLRSNPDSLSLPWTQMEAVWEMIYKSRHLGTPVPEAFSTKIQRRLASTMPPRPIVKLSTEETYKHFKKLFADGIDVLNVLNYHDSQSLLQNFVMTFQSQKPQPLVYIRTLLQSFLFKDMIILGKLSIRHVIDDDLSLVVLPASKLLDPANDLVEAPHHWRYALAHQMETFRQRAAQSYLDIFRAFCQNRCRIRRTLCHSIQDWETVQLDAEQIDQLLQHQIEETPLVYPPTGDGGGGVGPTYSLPLSSWAYLYKLRLMEWIVQLGFELEIYAPDELGGMYWYLSELARSRARLVDRISFFTKHREAGQQAASPSAGQEAAFNKSRQYLYQTSLDAAITWEMADALSNLYAALGRLGLVVAPPRPYSTDEMRYDVRMKPFAAIGMPELPSWEVYRAATDRRQVETGRLLDDASLSLEQASRGLEVMERLSEKDSFSVGCFERWVGGVKGQIVAVDRAAVVVEVLKRRLEERGEDKKGVNELGLKVEIGKAVEGGHEWWVVPTVEEIGEA